A genomic region of Desulfosporosinus sp. Sb-LF contains the following coding sequences:
- a CDS encoding sigma 54-interacting transcriptional regulator produces MLLDGQTISITLDEILDNANNAIIAVDPKGRIIYANRAVYNILKIPVKDLIGESAMTHFPETELLGIFENGIAELSKQMTLNNCVLLSSQTPIYVNGKLVGAVSVFQDITILQNFFDSIVLEHEKTKQLKCILEIVLNTAYDGLIVVNKKGIVTMTNQSFANFFHKSPGDLIGKPITEIYENPKFTDVLETGLSVHGYLHDLNGHEIIASRIPIIQDGQIVGALGKVVFKDPNELYALAKKVDSLRSELDYYKKNMLQKNISASELLRGKNPLMNSLVQTTLRVAKSGSTVLIRGESGTGKELFAQLLHTESTRWQGPFIKVNCAAVPENLLESELFGYEDGAFTGARKGGQIGKFELADGGTLFLDEIGDMEMAMQVKLLRVIQEWEIERLGSSKPRKVDVRLVAATNRDLEAMIRDKQFREDLYYRLNVVTLNIPPLRERRDDIEALIGTFLKKFNLQFAQYVTGVSVETKNVLMKHCWPGNIRELENIIERAFNMVDGSEIQLKHLPNYLQILSGSETRTFATGSLEHILNEVEKEALIYALDISKGNKVEAAKTLGLSRAGLYKKLKKHHL; encoded by the coding sequence ATGTTACTGGATGGACAAACCATTTCGATCACCCTTGATGAGATTCTAGACAATGCTAATAACGCTATTATTGCAGTTGATCCTAAAGGTCGTATTATTTACGCTAATCGTGCCGTTTATAATATATTGAAAATTCCTGTTAAGGATCTTATAGGAGAATCTGCAATGACCCATTTTCCAGAAACTGAATTACTCGGAATTTTTGAAAATGGAATTGCAGAATTGAGTAAACAGATGACGCTTAATAATTGCGTTTTATTAAGTAGTCAAACACCAATCTATGTAAATGGTAAATTAGTTGGAGCCGTGTCCGTATTTCAGGACATTACCATCCTTCAAAATTTCTTTGACAGCATTGTTTTAGAGCATGAGAAAACGAAGCAACTGAAATGTATCCTCGAAATTGTCCTCAATACAGCCTATGATGGGTTAATTGTGGTTAATAAAAAAGGAATTGTTACTATGACCAATCAATCCTTTGCAAATTTCTTTCACAAATCCCCGGGGGATTTGATCGGTAAACCTATAACTGAAATCTATGAAAACCCAAAATTTACAGATGTTCTTGAAACGGGCCTTTCAGTTCACGGGTATCTTCATGACTTAAATGGACATGAAATTATCGCAAGCAGAATCCCGATTATTCAAGATGGACAAATTGTGGGTGCCTTAGGGAAAGTCGTTTTCAAGGATCCTAATGAACTTTATGCATTAGCTAAAAAAGTAGATTCGTTGCGCTCGGAACTTGACTACTACAAAAAAAACATGTTACAGAAGAATATATCGGCATCAGAACTCTTAAGGGGAAAAAACCCTTTAATGAACTCATTAGTTCAAACAACGCTACGTGTTGCTAAGTCAGGATCTACTGTTCTCATTAGGGGAGAAAGTGGGACTGGAAAGGAATTATTTGCTCAACTTCTTCATACAGAAAGTACTCGTTGGCAAGGTCCCTTTATTAAAGTGAACTGTGCTGCGGTACCTGAAAACTTACTTGAGTCCGAATTGTTCGGGTATGAAGACGGGGCATTTACTGGTGCCCGCAAAGGAGGGCAAATTGGCAAATTCGAGTTGGCGGATGGAGGAACCCTGTTTCTTGATGAAATCGGGGATATGGAAATGGCCATGCAAGTAAAATTACTGCGTGTCATCCAAGAATGGGAAATAGAACGTTTAGGAAGCAGCAAGCCTCGTAAAGTGGATGTACGACTCGTTGCTGCTACCAATCGTGATCTTGAAGCTATGATTCGCGATAAACAATTTCGTGAGGACCTTTATTATCGCTTAAACGTAGTGACCTTGAATATCCCGCCTTTAAGAGAAAGGCGGGATGACATTGAAGCTTTAATTGGAACATTCTTGAAGAAATTTAATCTTCAGTTTGCACAATATGTGACAGGAGTATCCGTAGAGACGAAAAACGTCCTTATGAAACATTGTTGGCCTGGTAACATCCGTGAGCTTGAAAATATTATTGAAAGGGCCTTCAACATGGTAGATGGCTCAGAAATTCAGCTAAAACACTTACCAAACTATTTACAAATATTGTCTGGGAGCGAAACGCGTACTTTTGCCACAGGGTCATTGGAACATATTCTTAATGAAGTAGAAAAAGAGGCTCTTATATATGCCCTTGATATATCAAAAGGGAATAAAGTGGAGGCGGCTAAAACCCTTGGTTTATCTAGGGCAGGTTTATATAAGAAACTTAAAAAGCATCATTTATAA